In a single window of the Terriglobus roseus genome:
- the plsY gene encoding glycerol-3-phosphate 1-O-acyltransferase PlsY has translation MTPLLLWIITLAVAYLIGSIPTGYLLVRTFRNEDIRETGSGNIGATNVARSGAKGLGIATLVLDALKGALAVVIAQHMAQATGFPNGYSLEAVAGLFAVLGHVFPVWLGFRGGKGVATAAGVFAAMMPLTTLICVGIFAVVFMLTRYVSLASIVGAISLAVLCIVFDSRRQPIVDLVYLAMPVLVIAKHHGNISRLLAHTEPKFGTKPTA, from the coding sequence ATGACTCCTCTTCTTCTCTGGATCATCACGCTCGCCGTCGCCTACCTCATCGGGTCCATTCCGACGGGATATCTTCTTGTCCGGACCTTTCGCAATGAGGACATCCGCGAGACCGGCTCCGGCAACATTGGAGCGACCAACGTCGCTCGTTCCGGTGCCAAAGGTCTCGGCATTGCAACTCTCGTGCTCGATGCACTGAAGGGCGCGTTGGCCGTCGTGATCGCACAGCATATGGCTCAGGCGACCGGCTTCCCCAACGGCTACAGTCTCGAAGCGGTTGCCGGCCTGTTCGCCGTACTCGGCCACGTCTTCCCCGTCTGGCTTGGTTTCCGCGGCGGCAAGGGTGTTGCGACTGCAGCGGGTGTCTTCGCTGCCATGATGCCGCTCACAACGCTCATCTGCGTCGGGATTTTCGCTGTCGTATTCATGCTCACGCGTTATGTATCCCTGGCGTCCATCGTCGGCGCGATATCCCTTGCAGTGCTTTGCATTGTGTTCGACTCGCGACGACAGCCGATCGTAGACCTCGTCTATCTGGCGATGCCTGTACTGGTGATCGCGAAGCACCATGGGAACATCAGCCGGTTGCTCGCACACACAGAACCGAAATTTGGGACGAAGCCTACAGCATGA
- a CDS encoding IPT/TIG domain-containing protein, protein MTLLDHLRGHADPNAPHLVSVTPSAAMPDGVVDLRGTHLGGTLQPLITIGETPAATTLTSSTRVTVRVPDGAISGDVTLRLGESHSNTLPLRVAVPIADNLHPIANPAIDGEGNVYATFSGSRGQEVPVSIFRIDREFSMRAFVRGLPNASGLAFGPDGYLYCSSRAEGTVYRISPDGAMAQWAEGMGVATGLAFDDDGNCYVGDRSGTIFKLNTQGAVFVFATLEPSVSAYHLAFTGDGTLLVTGPTTSSNEAIHAISPEGEVSVWYRGLGRPQGMAVDMDDNVYVAASLHGERGIIRITPQKEASVAISGSGLVGLAFTDDNAVVLATTSGLYTVEMDVEGRLSR, encoded by the coding sequence GGAACGCACCTTGGCGGCACCCTTCAGCCGCTGATCACCATCGGCGAAACGCCCGCGGCGACCACACTCACATCGTCGACCCGCGTGACGGTGCGAGTCCCGGACGGCGCGATCTCAGGGGACGTCACGCTGCGGCTCGGCGAGAGCCATTCGAACACCCTGCCGCTGCGTGTGGCCGTGCCCATCGCAGACAATCTTCATCCGATCGCGAATCCGGCGATCGACGGTGAGGGCAATGTCTACGCAACCTTCTCCGGCTCCCGCGGGCAGGAAGTTCCTGTTTCCATCTTCCGTATCGACCGCGAGTTCAGTATGCGCGCCTTCGTGCGCGGCCTGCCCAACGCCAGCGGCCTGGCCTTTGGCCCAGACGGCTATCTCTACTGCTCTTCGCGCGCGGAGGGTACGGTCTACCGGATCAGCCCGGACGGCGCGATGGCACAGTGGGCAGAGGGCATGGGTGTCGCCACCGGCCTGGCCTTTGACGACGATGGCAACTGCTACGTGGGCGATCGCAGCGGCACCATCTTCAAGCTGAACACGCAGGGCGCAGTCTTCGTCTTCGCGACGCTGGAGCCCTCTGTTTCGGCCTATCACCTCGCCTTCACCGGCGACGGCACACTCCTCGTCACTGGCCCCACAACCAGCAGCAACGAGGCCATCCACGCCATCTCGCCCGAGGGGGAAGTCAGCGTCTGGTATCGCGGCCTGGGCCGTCCGCAGGGCATGGCCGTCGACATGGACGACAACGTCTACGTCGCCGCTTCCCTGCACGGTGAGCGAGGCATCATCCGCATCACACCGCAGAAGGAAGCTTCCGTTGCCATCAGCGGCAGCGGCCTCGTGGGGCTGGCGTTCACCGACGACAACGCTGTAGTTCTCGCCACGACCAGCGGACTTTATACCGTGGAGATGGATGTTGAGGGACGCTTGAGCCGCTAA
- a CDS encoding competence/damage-inducible protein A yields the protein MIAEIIAVGSEMLTPFRQDTNSLALTAELNKLGVSVAFKTILGDSMEQLTECARIALHRADIVIFSGGLGPTEDDLTREAVAAALGVGLTRNETVVDALKARFAKRGIAIQAINFKQGDVIDGAELLPNANGTAPGQWIATEYEGKPRYIVLLPGPPKELTALYADQVKQRLQRVVPQQHIAIGQLRMAVVPESEVDARTSPIYMQFTDVQTTILSTQGEIQLHFACAKPTLEEAQARVDEVLSLCEQEMMDFVFSADGESLEQVVLLMMGMRHLTLATAESCTGGLIAQRLTAIPGSSRSFLGGVVVYADALKTALVDVPKPLIQQHGAVSEEVARALAEGIRIRTGADLGIGVTGIAGPGGATLNKPVGRVYLALADANGTEVRELNLMGDRERVRWFTSQHALSLLRHKLL from the coding sequence ATGATCGCTGAAATTATCGCCGTCGGCAGCGAGATGCTGACGCCCTTCCGGCAAGACACCAACTCCCTCGCACTCACGGCCGAACTCAACAAGCTCGGCGTCTCTGTTGCGTTCAAGACCATCCTCGGCGACTCCATGGAGCAATTGACCGAGTGCGCGCGCATCGCGCTCCACCGCGCCGACATCGTCATCTTCTCCGGCGGCCTTGGTCCCACCGAAGACGACCTGACGCGCGAAGCTGTCGCTGCGGCGCTGGGTGTTGGCCTGACGCGCAATGAGACCGTGGTCGACGCATTGAAGGCGCGCTTCGCCAAGCGTGGCATCGCCATCCAGGCCATCAACTTCAAGCAGGGCGATGTCATCGACGGCGCAGAGCTGCTGCCCAACGCAAACGGTACCGCGCCCGGCCAGTGGATCGCCACAGAATACGAGGGCAAGCCACGCTACATCGTGCTGCTGCCTGGGCCGCCGAAGGAACTCACCGCGCTCTATGCCGACCAGGTGAAGCAGCGGCTGCAACGTGTCGTTCCACAGCAGCACATCGCCATCGGACAATTGCGCATGGCCGTCGTGCCGGAGAGCGAAGTCGACGCGCGCACCTCCCCGATCTACATGCAGTTCACCGACGTGCAGACAACGATCCTGAGCACACAGGGCGAGATCCAGCTCCACTTCGCCTGTGCGAAGCCAACGCTGGAAGAAGCACAGGCTCGCGTCGATGAAGTGCTGTCACTCTGCGAGCAGGAAATGATGGACTTCGTCTTTTCGGCTGATGGGGAGTCACTGGAGCAGGTCGTGCTGCTGATGATGGGCATGCGACACCTGACGCTCGCCACGGCCGAAAGCTGCACGGGCGGCCTGATCGCGCAACGGCTCACGGCTATCCCTGGTTCCTCGCGCTCATTTCTCGGCGGCGTTGTGGTGTATGCAGACGCTCTCAAGACAGCACTCGTCGACGTCCCCAAGCCATTGATTCAGCAACACGGCGCAGTCAGTGAAGAGGTCGCGCGTGCACTGGCCGAAGGCATCCGCATACGTACCGGCGCAGACCTGGGCATTGGCGTCACCGGCATCGCAGGCCCTGGCGGTGCGACCCTCAACAAGCCCGTGGGCCGCGTTTACCTTGCACTTGCCGATGCCAACGGTACAGAGGTCCGCGAACTCAACCTGATGGGCGACCGCGAACGGGTTCGCTGGTTCACCTCGCAACACGCTCTGAGCCTGCTGCGTCACAAGCTGCTGTAG